The nucleotide sequence ATAAAGGTGGTTAAACCTGCATTACTGTCCACGAACTACGTTTCTAGCATAAAGCAAAACGTCGGTATTCAAACTTCCCTTATTCCACAAGCCTTCAACTACCAGAAAAGGTATGCCACCTTAAACCAGATTAAGAGTGGAAAACAAGGCATACCAAATAAACCATATATTCCAGGAGCTCCTCACTTACAGGGAAACCCATTCAAGAAAGGGGTTGTGTTGAGAGTGATGATTgtgaaaccaaagaaaccTAACTCGGCTCAAAGAAAATGTTGCAGAGTAAGATTGACTAATGGGAATGTTATTACAGCTTTAATACCGGGAGAAGGACATAATTTACAAGAGCATCATGTTGTGTTGGTGAGAGGCGGAAAGGTTCAAGATTTACCAGGAGTGAACTATAAGCTTGTGAGAGGAGCATACGATTTAAATGGTGTAGCGAATAGGGCTACTTCTAGATCAAAGTATGGAGTAAAGAAACCTCAACAGTGATTGGTGGTTATACCTTTAAATTTTGTAAATAACTAGCTTCACATATAATGTATATATAGAATAAGGATTTCATTTCAACCTCTACCGacttcaaatcttcttccactggCTGTTTTTCtattttcaatcaactttccttcatcatcaacgTTTTCAGGCTTGGCCCTAttcaaaactttcaagaactcctTGACTCTAAATCTCATTCGTGAATGCATGTAGGCTTTGGCACACTTGATGTGGTAGTGGAAATAGTTTCTGAAGAACTGAATGTGAGAAATGCAATTCTGTCTTCTATCACCTTTGACTAGATGCCTAGGGAAGAGGACAAATGTAACATACCCTTTATTGTCATCAGCACGTCCTTGAATTACATTCCTTATATCAAGAGGGGGCTCAATGTGGGAGTACAATACTTGTGGAG is from Yamadazyma tenuis chromosome 6, complete sequence and encodes:
- the MRPS12 gene encoding mitochondrial 37S ribosomal protein uS12m (EggNog:ENOG503P2WN; BUSCO:EOG092653KS; COG:J); amino-acid sequence: MFRSLISGIKVVKPALSSTNYVSSIKQNVGIQTSLIPQAFNYQKRYATLNQIKSGKQGIPNKPYIPGAPHLQGNPFKKGVVLRVMIVKPKKPNSAQRKCCRVRLTNGNVITALIPGEGHNLQEHHVVLVRGGKVQDLPGVNYKLVRGAYDLNGVANRATSRSKYGVKKPQQ